A single region of the Lagopus muta isolate bLagMut1 chromosome 24, bLagMut1 primary, whole genome shotgun sequence genome encodes:
- the SLC26A8 gene encoding testis anion transporter 1 isoform X2: MAYKVFAIHLKGMQRHRGACMGLVLCTSWICRRQSRFRVFSACRDLRVAMWLLFLQSMRSCKRAADMVVMKNFTHSLSYLILFRFSWESFKKIIYKRFPILSWLFSYQFREWILKDLHAGLNVGLVQVPQGLLGVWLAGLPLPTINGFLSAFCCSVLYVVFGSSHHISIGSFSILNLVVKNILKSLDLNKTLSFNSSLVNFSDPTLLKGYVETLALTASVTFMTGIIQLLLGCFCLKSVTAYLPKALIDAYLSAAALLVIVSQFTFIFDIVLDIHKGSRDIFYNAFYYFLALPKSNATSILLFLLSMAMLQISKAIRITYLHSPVAFPMELLLIITATIIANCIHLHAESSSAVLSMIPQRFLPPTLPDLSNLSKIILHAFSLAIVSCFLLVFIGEKYALLHNYSISSSQELIAVGLCNICSSFFRSFAVSCAISGTVIQEKAGGRTQIAALMGASIMLVIALKLGHFFQMIPNSVLAAIVVFNMLPFLEKLLDIPTLWRKDKYHLAIWLGTFAAVLCLGLDIGLLIALAIAFFIISIRTHRMKMVELGQIPNTNIYRSLSICRAAMEIDGVKIFQCCSSISFANMNSFKNYLLHKMDMKTVPLNPNEIRALVSANLSDISVESKDFKCSCVCDPPLPPPRIPYTEKLVKSYHVDSNSTSSSVNLVRWSEYGVRQNCGMLLLGAANAQSASPGIKTQLQAGKNEDEGKQAGVSPSSAVGNTSAQLDQEEQPVHLPSPVHTIILDFSMVQFVDLQGSDLLRQIFHMFFNIGITVLIAGCHSSVIAAFEKNEFFDSCVTKEMFFLTLHDALLAALARHQKPDEIELTAEEHAEKLQAEDEMEINLLMEKNGGFFSARKPNSKLLREEPISDNSYSAQNAAESSSHLQFETLSLQLNF; this comes from the exons ATGGCATACAAAGTATTCGCGATTCATCTGAAAGGAATGCAAAGGCACAGGGGTGCCTGTATGGGACTCGTGTTGTGCACCAGCTGGATCTGCAGAAGGCAAAGCAGGTTCAGAGTATTCAGTGCCTGCAGAGATCTGAGAGTAGCAATGTGGCTTCTATTCCTGCAGAGTATGAGGTCATGCAAGAGGGCTGCAGACATGGTTGTCATGAAGAACTTTACACACAGCTTATCTTATCTGATTCTTTTCAGGTTCTCCTGGGAAAGTTTCAAAAAGATTATATACAAGAGGTTCCCTATCCTGAGTTGGCTTTTTTCCTATCAGTTCAGAGAGTGGATCTTGAAGGACCTCCATGCAGGCCTAAATGTTGGGTTGGTTCAGGTTCCTCAAG GGCTGTTAGGAGTTTGGCTGGCTGGCTTACCTCTACCAACAATCAATGGCTTCCTTTCTGcattctgctgctcagtgctgtacGTTGTATTTGGAAGTTCACATCACATCTCAATTG GCTCATTCAGCATCCTAAATCTAGTGGTGAAAAATATTCTCAAGTCCCTTGATCTCAACAAAACGTTGTCCTTTAACAGTTCACTGGTCAATTTTTCAGACCCTACACTTTTGAAAGGTTACGTGGAGACCTTGGCACTCACTGCGTCAGTGACATTTATGACTGGCATAATTCAG TTACTGCTAGGCTGCTTCTGCCTGAAGTCTGTAACAGCATACTTGCCAAAGGCTCTCATTGATGCTTacctctctgcagcagcattgcTTGTCATTGTATCACAGTTCACTTTTATCTTTGACATTGTGCTTGACATCCATAAGGGCTCTCGAGACATTTTTTAT AATGCGTTCTATTATTTCCTGGCTCTCCCAAAGTCTAATGCCACCAGCATACTGCTATTTTTGCTTAGCATGGCCATGCTACAAATCAGTAAAGCTATCCGGATAACTTATCTTCATAGTCCTGTTGCATTTCCAATGGAGCTTCTCTTG atcATCACAGCTACCATTATTGCCAATTGTATTCATCTTCACGCTGAATctagcagtgctgtgctcagtatGATTCCTCAGAG GTTTCTACCTCCTACACTGCCAGATTTATCAAACCTGAGCAAGATCATCTTGCATGCTTTCTCCCTTGCTATTGTAAGCTGcttccttcttgttttcattgGAGAGAAGTATGCTTTGCTTCATAACTACAGCATTTCCAGCAGTCAG GAACTAATAGCTGTGGGGCTTTGCAATATTTGCAGTTCGTTTTTCAGAAGCTTTGCTGTCAGCTGTGCTATTTCTGGAACTGTCATCCAAGAGAAGGCGGGTGGAAGAACCCAG ATAGCAGCACTGATGGGAGCATCTATAATGCTGGTGATTGCATTGAAACTAGGACACTTTTTCCAGATGATACCTAAT AGCGTGCTGGCTGCTATTGTAGTATTTAACATGCTACCTTTTCTTGAAAAACTTCTGGACATTCCTACCCTGTGGAGAAAGGATAAGTATCATTTA GCTATTTGGCTTGGAActtttgctgcagtgctttgtctTGGTCTTGATATTGGTTTACTGATCGCCCTGGCAATTGCATTCTTCATAATCAGCATCAGGACACACAG AATGAAGATGGTGGAGCTGGGACAGATTCCAAACACGAATATTTATAGAAGTTTATCCATCTGCAGAGCC GCAATGGAGATTGATGGTGTCAAAATCTTTCAGTGctgttcttccatttcttttgcaaatatGAATAGCTTCAAAAATTACTTGTTACACAAG atggACATGAAAACAGTGCCTCTAAATCCAAATGAAATTAGAGCCTTAGTTTCAGCTAATCTGTCTGACATTTCAGTGGAAAGCAAAGATTTTAAATGCTCTTGTGTCTGTGATCCACCCTTACCACCACCTCGG ATACCATATACAGAGAAACTGGTGAAGTCATATCATGTAGACAGTAATTCCACGTCATCTTCAGTTAACTTGGTACGTTGGTCAGAGTACGGAGTTAGACAGAACTGTGGGATGCTCTTGCTGGGAGCAGCTAATGCGCAGTCTGCGTCTCCAGGCATTAAAACACAACTTCAGGCTGGAAAAAATGAGGACGAAGGGAAACAAGCTGGTGTTTCACCGAGCTCTGCAGTAGGTAATACCTCAGCACAATTAGATCAGGAAGAACAGCCAGTACATTTGCCAAGTCCGGTTCACACCATTATTTTGGACTTCAGTATGGTCCAGTTTGTGGATTTGCAAGGTTCAGACTTACTACGACAG ATCTTCCATATGTTTTTCAATATCGGCATTACAGTCCTTATAGCTGGCTGCCATT CCTCTGTGATAGCAGCCTTTGAGAAGAACGAGTTCTTTGACAGCTGTGTCACCAAAGAAATGTTCTTTCTAACTCTTCACgatgctctgctggctgctttggCGAGGCATCAAAAGCCAGATGAGATAGAACTTACTGCAGAAGAGCATGCTGAAAAGCTACAAGCTGAAGATGAGATG gaaataaatttGCTTATGGAGAAGAATGGAGGCTTCTTCTCTGCAAGGAAGCCTAACAGCAAACTCCTGCGTGAAGAGCCAATATCAGATAACTCATACTCAGCCCAGAATGCAGCAGAGTCAAGCTCTCACCTGCAGTTTGAAACTCTGTCCCTTCAACTGAATTTCTAG
- the SLC26A8 gene encoding testis anion transporter 1 isoform X9, translated as MAYKVFAIHLKGMQRHRGACMGLVLCTSWICRRQSRFRVFSACRDLRVAMWLLFLQSMRSCKRAADMVVMKNFTHSLSYLILFRFSWESFKKIIYKRFPILSWLFSYQFREWILKDLHAGLNVGLVQVPQDFCFLGLLGVWLAGLPLPTINGFLSAFCCSVLYVVFGSSHHISIGSFSILNLVVKNILKSLDLNKTLSFNSSLVNFSDPTLLKGYVETLALTASVTFMTGIIQELIAVGLCNICSSFFRSFAVSCAISGTVIQEKAGGRTQIAALMGASIMLVIALKLGHFFQMIPNSVLAAIVVFNMLPFLEKLLDIPTLWRKDKYHLAIWLGTFAAVLCLGLDIGLLIALAIAFFIISIRTHRMKMVELGQIPNTNIYRSLSICRAAMEIDGVKIFQCCSSISFANMNSFKNYLLHKMDMKTVPLNPNEIRALVSANLSDISVESKDFKCSCVCDPPLPPPRIPYTEKLVKSYHVDSNSTSSSVNLVRWSEYGVRQNCGMLLLGAANAQSASPGIKTQLQAGKNEDEGKQAGVSPSSAVGNTSAQLDQEEQPVHLPSPVHTIILDFSMVQFVDLQGSDLLRQIFHMFFNIGITVLIAGCHSSVIAAFEKNEFFDSCVTKEMFFLTLHDALLAALARHQKPDEIELTAEEHAEKLQAEDEMEINLLMEKNGGFFSARKPNSKLLREEPISDNSYSAQNAAESSSHLQFETLSLQLNF; from the exons ATGGCATACAAAGTATTCGCGATTCATCTGAAAGGAATGCAAAGGCACAGGGGTGCCTGTATGGGACTCGTGTTGTGCACCAGCTGGATCTGCAGAAGGCAAAGCAGGTTCAGAGTATTCAGTGCCTGCAGAGATCTGAGAGTAGCAATGTGGCTTCTATTCCTGCAGAGTATGAGGTCATGCAAGAGGGCTGCAGACATGGTTGTCATGAAGAACTTTACACACAGCTTATCTTATCTGATTCTTTTCAGGTTCTCCTGGGAAAGTTTCAAAAAGATTATATACAAGAGGTTCCCTATCCTGAGTTGGCTTTTTTCCTATCAGTTCAGAGAGTGGATCTTGAAGGACCTCCATGCAGGCCTAAATGTTGGGTTGGTTCAGGTTCCTCAAG ATTTTTGCTTTCTAGGGCTGTTAGGAGTTTGGCTGGCTGGCTTACCTCTACCAACAATCAATGGCTTCCTTTCTGcattctgctgctcagtgctgtacGTTGTATTTGGAAGTTCACATCACATCTCAATTG GCTCATTCAGCATCCTAAATCTAGTGGTGAAAAATATTCTCAAGTCCCTTGATCTCAACAAAACGTTGTCCTTTAACAGTTCACTGGTCAATTTTTCAGACCCTACACTTTTGAAAGGTTACGTGGAGACCTTGGCACTCACTGCGTCAGTGACATTTATGACTGGCATAATTCAG GAACTAATAGCTGTGGGGCTTTGCAATATTTGCAGTTCGTTTTTCAGAAGCTTTGCTGTCAGCTGTGCTATTTCTGGAACTGTCATCCAAGAGAAGGCGGGTGGAAGAACCCAG ATAGCAGCACTGATGGGAGCATCTATAATGCTGGTGATTGCATTGAAACTAGGACACTTTTTCCAGATGATACCTAAT AGCGTGCTGGCTGCTATTGTAGTATTTAACATGCTACCTTTTCTTGAAAAACTTCTGGACATTCCTACCCTGTGGAGAAAGGATAAGTATCATTTA GCTATTTGGCTTGGAActtttgctgcagtgctttgtctTGGTCTTGATATTGGTTTACTGATCGCCCTGGCAATTGCATTCTTCATAATCAGCATCAGGACACACAG AATGAAGATGGTGGAGCTGGGACAGATTCCAAACACGAATATTTATAGAAGTTTATCCATCTGCAGAGCC GCAATGGAGATTGATGGTGTCAAAATCTTTCAGTGctgttcttccatttcttttgcaaatatGAATAGCTTCAAAAATTACTTGTTACACAAG atggACATGAAAACAGTGCCTCTAAATCCAAATGAAATTAGAGCCTTAGTTTCAGCTAATCTGTCTGACATTTCAGTGGAAAGCAAAGATTTTAAATGCTCTTGTGTCTGTGATCCACCCTTACCACCACCTCGG ATACCATATACAGAGAAACTGGTGAAGTCATATCATGTAGACAGTAATTCCACGTCATCTTCAGTTAACTTGGTACGTTGGTCAGAGTACGGAGTTAGACAGAACTGTGGGATGCTCTTGCTGGGAGCAGCTAATGCGCAGTCTGCGTCTCCAGGCATTAAAACACAACTTCAGGCTGGAAAAAATGAGGACGAAGGGAAACAAGCTGGTGTTTCACCGAGCTCTGCAGTAGGTAATACCTCAGCACAATTAGATCAGGAAGAACAGCCAGTACATTTGCCAAGTCCGGTTCACACCATTATTTTGGACTTCAGTATGGTCCAGTTTGTGGATTTGCAAGGTTCAGACTTACTACGACAG ATCTTCCATATGTTTTTCAATATCGGCATTACAGTCCTTATAGCTGGCTGCCATT CCTCTGTGATAGCAGCCTTTGAGAAGAACGAGTTCTTTGACAGCTGTGTCACCAAAGAAATGTTCTTTCTAACTCTTCACgatgctctgctggctgctttggCGAGGCATCAAAAGCCAGATGAGATAGAACTTACTGCAGAAGAGCATGCTGAAAAGCTACAAGCTGAAGATGAGATG gaaataaatttGCTTATGGAGAAGAATGGAGGCTTCTTCTCTGCAAGGAAGCCTAACAGCAAACTCCTGCGTGAAGAGCCAATATCAGATAACTCATACTCAGCCCAGAATGCAGCAGAGTCAAGCTCTCACCTGCAGTTTGAAACTCTGTCCCTTCAACTGAATTTCTAG
- the SLC26A8 gene encoding testis anion transporter 1 isoform X8: MAYKVFAIHLKGMQRHRGACMGLVLCTSWICRRQSRFRVFSACRDLRVAMWLLFLQSMRSCKRAADMVVMKNFTHSLSYLILFRFSWESFKKIIYKRFPILSWLFSYQFREWILKDLHAGLNVGLVQVPQDFCFLGLLGVWLAGLPLPTINGFLSAFCCSVLYVVFGSSHHISIGSFSILNLVVKNILKSLDLNKTLSFNSSLVNFSDPTLLKGYVETLALTASVTFMTGIIQLLLGCFCLKSVTAYLPKALIDAYLSAAALLVIVSQFTFIFDIVLDIHKGSRDIFYNAFYYFLALPKSNATSILLFLLSMAMLQISKAIRITYLHSPVAFPMELLLIITATIIANCIHLHAESSSAVLSMIPQRFLPPTLPDLSNLSKIILHAFSLAIVSCFLLVFIGEKYALLHNYSISSSQELIAVGLCNICSSFFRSFAVSCAISGTVIQEKAGGRTQIAALMGASIMLVIALKLGHFFQMIPNSVLAAIVVFNMLPFLEKLLDIPTLWRKDKYHLAIWLGTFAAVLCLGLDIGLLIALAIAFFIISIRTHRMKMVELGQIPNTNIYRSLSICRAAMEIDGVKIFQCCSSISFANMNSFKNYLLHKMDMKTVPLNPNEIRALVSANLSDISVESKDFKCSCVCDPPLPPPRIPYTEKLVKSYHVDSNSTSSSVNLIFHMFFNIGITVLIAGCHSSVIAAFEKNEFFDSCVTKEMFFLTLHDALLAALARHQKPDEIELTAEEHAEKLQAEDEMEINLLMEKNGGFFSARKPNSKLLREEPISDNSYSAQNAAESSSHLQFETLSLQLNF, translated from the exons ATGGCATACAAAGTATTCGCGATTCATCTGAAAGGAATGCAAAGGCACAGGGGTGCCTGTATGGGACTCGTGTTGTGCACCAGCTGGATCTGCAGAAGGCAAAGCAGGTTCAGAGTATTCAGTGCCTGCAGAGATCTGAGAGTAGCAATGTGGCTTCTATTCCTGCAGAGTATGAGGTCATGCAAGAGGGCTGCAGACATGGTTGTCATGAAGAACTTTACACACAGCTTATCTTATCTGATTCTTTTCAGGTTCTCCTGGGAAAGTTTCAAAAAGATTATATACAAGAGGTTCCCTATCCTGAGTTGGCTTTTTTCCTATCAGTTCAGAGAGTGGATCTTGAAGGACCTCCATGCAGGCCTAAATGTTGGGTTGGTTCAGGTTCCTCAAG ATTTTTGCTTTCTAGGGCTGTTAGGAGTTTGGCTGGCTGGCTTACCTCTACCAACAATCAATGGCTTCCTTTCTGcattctgctgctcagtgctgtacGTTGTATTTGGAAGTTCACATCACATCTCAATTG GCTCATTCAGCATCCTAAATCTAGTGGTGAAAAATATTCTCAAGTCCCTTGATCTCAACAAAACGTTGTCCTTTAACAGTTCACTGGTCAATTTTTCAGACCCTACACTTTTGAAAGGTTACGTGGAGACCTTGGCACTCACTGCGTCAGTGACATTTATGACTGGCATAATTCAG TTACTGCTAGGCTGCTTCTGCCTGAAGTCTGTAACAGCATACTTGCCAAAGGCTCTCATTGATGCTTacctctctgcagcagcattgcTTGTCATTGTATCACAGTTCACTTTTATCTTTGACATTGTGCTTGACATCCATAAGGGCTCTCGAGACATTTTTTAT AATGCGTTCTATTATTTCCTGGCTCTCCCAAAGTCTAATGCCACCAGCATACTGCTATTTTTGCTTAGCATGGCCATGCTACAAATCAGTAAAGCTATCCGGATAACTTATCTTCATAGTCCTGTTGCATTTCCAATGGAGCTTCTCTTG atcATCACAGCTACCATTATTGCCAATTGTATTCATCTTCACGCTGAATctagcagtgctgtgctcagtatGATTCCTCAGAG GTTTCTACCTCCTACACTGCCAGATTTATCAAACCTGAGCAAGATCATCTTGCATGCTTTCTCCCTTGCTATTGTAAGCTGcttccttcttgttttcattgGAGAGAAGTATGCTTTGCTTCATAACTACAGCATTTCCAGCAGTCAG GAACTAATAGCTGTGGGGCTTTGCAATATTTGCAGTTCGTTTTTCAGAAGCTTTGCTGTCAGCTGTGCTATTTCTGGAACTGTCATCCAAGAGAAGGCGGGTGGAAGAACCCAG ATAGCAGCACTGATGGGAGCATCTATAATGCTGGTGATTGCATTGAAACTAGGACACTTTTTCCAGATGATACCTAAT AGCGTGCTGGCTGCTATTGTAGTATTTAACATGCTACCTTTTCTTGAAAAACTTCTGGACATTCCTACCCTGTGGAGAAAGGATAAGTATCATTTA GCTATTTGGCTTGGAActtttgctgcagtgctttgtctTGGTCTTGATATTGGTTTACTGATCGCCCTGGCAATTGCATTCTTCATAATCAGCATCAGGACACACAG AATGAAGATGGTGGAGCTGGGACAGATTCCAAACACGAATATTTATAGAAGTTTATCCATCTGCAGAGCC GCAATGGAGATTGATGGTGTCAAAATCTTTCAGTGctgttcttccatttcttttgcaaatatGAATAGCTTCAAAAATTACTTGTTACACAAG atggACATGAAAACAGTGCCTCTAAATCCAAATGAAATTAGAGCCTTAGTTTCAGCTAATCTGTCTGACATTTCAGTGGAAAGCAAAGATTTTAAATGCTCTTGTGTCTGTGATCCACCCTTACCACCACCTCGG ATACCATATACAGAGAAACTGGTGAAGTCATATCATGTAGACAGTAATTCCACGTCATCTTCAGTTAACTTG ATCTTCCATATGTTTTTCAATATCGGCATTACAGTCCTTATAGCTGGCTGCCATT CCTCTGTGATAGCAGCCTTTGAGAAGAACGAGTTCTTTGACAGCTGTGTCACCAAAGAAATGTTCTTTCTAACTCTTCACgatgctctgctggctgctttggCGAGGCATCAAAAGCCAGATGAGATAGAACTTACTGCAGAAGAGCATGCTGAAAAGCTACAAGCTGAAGATGAGATG gaaataaatttGCTTATGGAGAAGAATGGAGGCTTCTTCTCTGCAAGGAAGCCTAACAGCAAACTCCTGCGTGAAGAGCCAATATCAGATAACTCATACTCAGCCCAGAATGCAGCAGAGTCAAGCTCTCACCTGCAGTTTGAAACTCTGTCCCTTCAACTGAATTTCTAG
- the SLC26A8 gene encoding testis anion transporter 1 isoform X1, with protein sequence MAYKVFAIHLKGMQRHRGACMGLVLCTSWICRRQSRFRVFSACRDLRVAMWLLFLQSMRSCKRAADMVVMKNFTHSLSYLILFRFSWESFKKIIYKRFPILSWLFSYQFREWILKDLHAGLNVGLVQVPQDFCFLGLLGVWLAGLPLPTINGFLSAFCCSVLYVVFGSSHHISIGSFSILNLVVKNILKSLDLNKTLSFNSSLVNFSDPTLLKGYVETLALTASVTFMTGIIQLLLGCFCLKSVTAYLPKALIDAYLSAAALLVIVSQFTFIFDIVLDIHKGSRDIFYNAFYYFLALPKSNATSILLFLLSMAMLQISKAIRITYLHSPVAFPMELLLIITATIIANCIHLHAESSSAVLSMIPQRFLPPTLPDLSNLSKIILHAFSLAIVSCFLLVFIGEKYALLHNYSISSSQELIAVGLCNICSSFFRSFAVSCAISGTVIQEKAGGRTQIAALMGASIMLVIALKLGHFFQMIPNSVLAAIVVFNMLPFLEKLLDIPTLWRKDKYHLAIWLGTFAAVLCLGLDIGLLIALAIAFFIISIRTHRMKMVELGQIPNTNIYRSLSICRAAMEIDGVKIFQCCSSISFANMNSFKNYLLHKMDMKTVPLNPNEIRALVSANLSDISVESKDFKCSCVCDPPLPPPRIPYTEKLVKSYHVDSNSTSSSVNLVRWSEYGVRQNCGMLLLGAANAQSASPGIKTQLQAGKNEDEGKQAGVSPSSAVGNTSAQLDQEEQPVHLPSPVHTIILDFSMVQFVDLQGSDLLRQIFHMFFNIGITVLIAGCHSSVIAAFEKNEFFDSCVTKEMFFLTLHDALLAALARHQKPDEIELTAEEHAEKLQAEDEMEINLLMEKNGGFFSARKPNSKLLREEPISDNSYSAQNAAESSSHLQFETLSLQLNF encoded by the exons ATGGCATACAAAGTATTCGCGATTCATCTGAAAGGAATGCAAAGGCACAGGGGTGCCTGTATGGGACTCGTGTTGTGCACCAGCTGGATCTGCAGAAGGCAAAGCAGGTTCAGAGTATTCAGTGCCTGCAGAGATCTGAGAGTAGCAATGTGGCTTCTATTCCTGCAGAGTATGAGGTCATGCAAGAGGGCTGCAGACATGGTTGTCATGAAGAACTTTACACACAGCTTATCTTATCTGATTCTTTTCAGGTTCTCCTGGGAAAGTTTCAAAAAGATTATATACAAGAGGTTCCCTATCCTGAGTTGGCTTTTTTCCTATCAGTTCAGAGAGTGGATCTTGAAGGACCTCCATGCAGGCCTAAATGTTGGGTTGGTTCAGGTTCCTCAAG ATTTTTGCTTTCTAGGGCTGTTAGGAGTTTGGCTGGCTGGCTTACCTCTACCAACAATCAATGGCTTCCTTTCTGcattctgctgctcagtgctgtacGTTGTATTTGGAAGTTCACATCACATCTCAATTG GCTCATTCAGCATCCTAAATCTAGTGGTGAAAAATATTCTCAAGTCCCTTGATCTCAACAAAACGTTGTCCTTTAACAGTTCACTGGTCAATTTTTCAGACCCTACACTTTTGAAAGGTTACGTGGAGACCTTGGCACTCACTGCGTCAGTGACATTTATGACTGGCATAATTCAG TTACTGCTAGGCTGCTTCTGCCTGAAGTCTGTAACAGCATACTTGCCAAAGGCTCTCATTGATGCTTacctctctgcagcagcattgcTTGTCATTGTATCACAGTTCACTTTTATCTTTGACATTGTGCTTGACATCCATAAGGGCTCTCGAGACATTTTTTAT AATGCGTTCTATTATTTCCTGGCTCTCCCAAAGTCTAATGCCACCAGCATACTGCTATTTTTGCTTAGCATGGCCATGCTACAAATCAGTAAAGCTATCCGGATAACTTATCTTCATAGTCCTGTTGCATTTCCAATGGAGCTTCTCTTG atcATCACAGCTACCATTATTGCCAATTGTATTCATCTTCACGCTGAATctagcagtgctgtgctcagtatGATTCCTCAGAG GTTTCTACCTCCTACACTGCCAGATTTATCAAACCTGAGCAAGATCATCTTGCATGCTTTCTCCCTTGCTATTGTAAGCTGcttccttcttgttttcattgGAGAGAAGTATGCTTTGCTTCATAACTACAGCATTTCCAGCAGTCAG GAACTAATAGCTGTGGGGCTTTGCAATATTTGCAGTTCGTTTTTCAGAAGCTTTGCTGTCAGCTGTGCTATTTCTGGAACTGTCATCCAAGAGAAGGCGGGTGGAAGAACCCAG ATAGCAGCACTGATGGGAGCATCTATAATGCTGGTGATTGCATTGAAACTAGGACACTTTTTCCAGATGATACCTAAT AGCGTGCTGGCTGCTATTGTAGTATTTAACATGCTACCTTTTCTTGAAAAACTTCTGGACATTCCTACCCTGTGGAGAAAGGATAAGTATCATTTA GCTATTTGGCTTGGAActtttgctgcagtgctttgtctTGGTCTTGATATTGGTTTACTGATCGCCCTGGCAATTGCATTCTTCATAATCAGCATCAGGACACACAG AATGAAGATGGTGGAGCTGGGACAGATTCCAAACACGAATATTTATAGAAGTTTATCCATCTGCAGAGCC GCAATGGAGATTGATGGTGTCAAAATCTTTCAGTGctgttcttccatttcttttgcaaatatGAATAGCTTCAAAAATTACTTGTTACACAAG atggACATGAAAACAGTGCCTCTAAATCCAAATGAAATTAGAGCCTTAGTTTCAGCTAATCTGTCTGACATTTCAGTGGAAAGCAAAGATTTTAAATGCTCTTGTGTCTGTGATCCACCCTTACCACCACCTCGG ATACCATATACAGAGAAACTGGTGAAGTCATATCATGTAGACAGTAATTCCACGTCATCTTCAGTTAACTTGGTACGTTGGTCAGAGTACGGAGTTAGACAGAACTGTGGGATGCTCTTGCTGGGAGCAGCTAATGCGCAGTCTGCGTCTCCAGGCATTAAAACACAACTTCAGGCTGGAAAAAATGAGGACGAAGGGAAACAAGCTGGTGTTTCACCGAGCTCTGCAGTAGGTAATACCTCAGCACAATTAGATCAGGAAGAACAGCCAGTACATTTGCCAAGTCCGGTTCACACCATTATTTTGGACTTCAGTATGGTCCAGTTTGTGGATTTGCAAGGTTCAGACTTACTACGACAG ATCTTCCATATGTTTTTCAATATCGGCATTACAGTCCTTATAGCTGGCTGCCATT CCTCTGTGATAGCAGCCTTTGAGAAGAACGAGTTCTTTGACAGCTGTGTCACCAAAGAAATGTTCTTTCTAACTCTTCACgatgctctgctggctgctttggCGAGGCATCAAAAGCCAGATGAGATAGAACTTACTGCAGAAGAGCATGCTGAAAAGCTACAAGCTGAAGATGAGATG gaaataaatttGCTTATGGAGAAGAATGGAGGCTTCTTCTCTGCAAGGAAGCCTAACAGCAAACTCCTGCGTGAAGAGCCAATATCAGATAACTCATACTCAGCCCAGAATGCAGCAGAGTCAAGCTCTCACCTGCAGTTTGAAACTCTGTCCCTTCAACTGAATTTCTAG